AGTTCCTTGATCAAAATATGTTAAGAGTATACCAACATAATTAAACATGATTCAAATCGAACACTCATCTGAAACATGAATTCAAATGAAACATAACTAGTTAGGAAAGCATAAAAAACTTCGCTTAATGCACTACAAATTTaaaacatcatcatccacaCCCTATTCTTTTACCCGTTGTGCATCTACTACTTTTGCTTTTCCAACGGACTCAACCCAAAAGCCCTTACTTTCTCCTCTGCAGCCCTTGCTCTCTCCTTTGCACCCCTTACCTCCTCCTCTACAGCCCTTACTTTCTCCTCTAAAGCCCTTACTTTCTCCTCTACAGCCCTTACTTTCTCCCGTAGAGCTCTTAGTTTCTCCTGTCTCTCCTGTGCAACCCTTACTTGCTCCTTTCTCTCCTCTGCATCCCTTCTTGCGCTCTCCTCTAGAgctcttattttcttctttttaatccTTAGTTCTTCTGCACCCGCTGCTGCAATCATTGCAAGCTCTTGACTCTCTGTTTCCTGAGACTGGTCCACAGCTTCTCCAGCTCTTGATGTGGAAGCCGCAGAAATCGAAATCATGGGAGGCTgcaaacaatgaaaaaatatacAGATGGAGAAGGAAGCATCAATGGTGTAAAAGCTGGAAAGATTGCGGCGCCTCTGTCCCTTTCGTGTGTGAAATGGGCCACACTGGGCTTTTTCTGCTATTAGGCTTGGTGAGCCCACTAATTATTATTGCTTCCTCATCAGGCCGACAATCTGTAAGCCCATCTCTGCCATGAAACCAACATTAGATACATTTTTATGTTCTCCCACACGCCTTTTTAGGCGTAAGTGGACAAATACCATTagaattaattttgaaaattatccattcttattaatttctcttttaaagTTCATCGGATTAGTTAAAATATGGAGTGGATGATACAACTACTACAAGTGAAGAGAAAAGATTGAACtgattgcaatttttttttgtatggaaGCTGTGAGCTGATAATGTAGATAAAAAGAATTAGACTTGTAATTGTATATCAGCAGCATAAATAAATAACTGTTGGATGCGAAAATAATGTCCTAACTCTATCAAATAAACACATTACAAAATGCAACAAAATCCCCtaaagacaaagagaaagacaaagagAAGCGGATAAGTATATTTGTCTGTGTAACAACATCAATAAAGTTCTCTAGTCTAGTGGTTACTTAACTTGTTGTTCTCTTCATTGGTGATGGGTTCGATTCCCACAAGCAAAGTTCATgcttttttcaacatttttgataagtttagagtttttatgacatttttcacCTATTAAATATAAACATACTATCGAATATAAACTTGTAGTCACAATTTTACCTTTATTAAGTCATGAAAAGTTTTAAATTAACTCTGGTTTAGCTCAGTTTCTGGTTGAAAAACTAGAAGATTTGTTAATTCCTTTTAACAGTATTAaccattttttatgttttacttattattttgaGTATGGGAAGCTAATTTCGCATTTTTATGCAGagctgttttttatttttgaattctctttttaTAAGTGATAACAAAAGACATTACCGTCTGTTTCTGCAAAGCTCTggtaaaaaacaatttcaaataaCTAGTTTATAGAACAACTATGCATTAGTATTCACAAATGATGTTTATTGAACAAATTATGCATTAGTAATCACTAATggtgttttatgttttactaTTGTGTCACATGAGATTACTCCAGGGCTAGTTTCGGTTTGTGGTGTATGAAACCGGCTGTAACCTTCAGAGATTTGGAAATAATTATTCACAAAGTACCATCTGGCGCTTTAGTGTTCTTTCCTAGTTATCATTTGATAATGGTTATTAACATATATACTTTATAGTATACAAAGTACTGCAAATAGTCTAAAAGAcatatttcattaaatatatttagagaTGTAATAGATTGATAAAATACGAAATTTACCGAGCTTCGTCAAATATGATGATCAATCCTTTCAGATACTAAAATAAACAGAATAATATGGACAacctaaaagaaaattataggaaatttctgaaataaaaataaactaattccAAATTAACAATCTAACtgcaataaaataaacattataaagcTAACTCCCAACAACTCCGGTAGAAAATTACGGCAACCTTACGGTGAAAGAAATATGCCTTGTCGAGATTTATAACATATCATCATCAAAACAATATGCAATATTTGAAATcgaaaatcaagtttaatataACACCCATAACCCAAAAGGAAGGTGATAATCAATGAGCTTGAAAATTTTAGAGTTAGAGTTTGATCTTTAAAATCAGACAAACAAACTTAATTTACCCACATATCAAAACACTTTAACAGATTAAGGGAAAGCTAATTGACCAATACGCTTTGGGTCAAACAATGAATCCAACCattcattaatttaatttacccaaaaaaacaaaaagcaaaaaatttataactaaaaaaatcggGTTTTGAGTGCTAATGGGTTATCAATAGCCCAAAAgtctaataataaataaaaatattatagaagCCCAATATGATCGATCAATCTTCTTTCTCTCGAAGCAGCTTTCTTCTCCCGCCGTCAAATATCATTCCTctttgtttcttaaaatttcCTCTACTGTTCAAAACTGAAACTTTAAGAGTTTATTTGTTTGTCCTCGCATGGCGGCGGCTtcgtcaaaaacaaaaaagctttgGCCGTCGCTGCCTCGTGAGGTGGTAGAAGAAGAGATACTTATCAGGATTCGGATCGAGGATGTGATGCGAGCCAAGTCGGTGTGCAAAGAATGGTACGATGTCTTCAAGGACAATAGATTCATCTACAAACACTTGGATCTCTCCCAGGAAAATGATGCAGGACGACGGTTCATTCGAATCCATCATACTACGTTTCAAATCATGAATCCGGTGACCCTTGATCTCTTAACTCTACCACTCCCGTCCGAGTTGATTGTGGGTAGTGAAATTCATAATTGTTTTAATTCTGTTATTCACTGCGACGGATTATTGCCTATGCGTTTTTCGTGACGGAAACGAGGAAAGGTGCAAGCTTGCAGTTTGGAATCCGGTTttaagcagcagcagcagcagcagcagcgcAGTCAAATGGATTGAACCCCCCTTGCATGCTTCTTACGATTCTTCTGATAAGTACGGTTTTGGATACGACAATAATGACCACAACTACAAGGTTTTGAAGTTTCACTACTACCCAACTAGTATTGAGTATGAGATATATGACTTCAAATCTAAACTCTGGAGAGTCTTTCCTGCTATTACTTTCGATTGGATCATGTTGTGGCAGTATGTGTCTATGAAGGGAAACATGTATTGGCTTGCTAAACTCAGGAGTGCGCGGAGTTACTCCCAAATGTTCATCCAAAGTTTCGATTTCTCCAAAGAGACATTCAAGCCCTTAACATGTTCTTCTAATTTCCCCGTTAAGATTGAGATGGATCTGGTCCACCACGAGCCTCTTGATTTATTTGTCTTGTCAAGCTTCGGAGGAGATAGGCTTTCTTTATTGCATCAACACCGCGTTGGACACGACGACACCCCAAGGATCGAGGTTTGGGTCACAAACAAGGTGActgatgctgctgctgctgtctCATGGACTAAGTATTTTAATGTGACTCACCCTCATCTCCCTATATTGAATCCCCGTGCCTACGCTCACAGTATTCCCACATACTTTATCCACGACAAGAccaatggtggtggtggtggtctcATGTTATGGTGCGATAAACTTCTTGTCCAAGAGGAGGATAAAGATGATGTACAAATAAAGGATGATGATATTGCTTGTCCCAGCTTTTACGAAATTAGTGAGGGAGGTGAGATCAAAAACCAAGTTGAGACAGGACCACTGTGGTATGCACGTGGCCGTAGCACTTATAGATGTGGCAGTCTTTACGTTCCGAGTCTTGTTCCTCTTCCAGAATAAGACGCAAAAATAGACTCTCTATGTGTCTCTTGTTCTCGCATGAGAGAATTCATGTATGTTCTTTCTTAAGCTTTTGTCATGGTCTTTCTATTGTTATTCTTGTGTTGGCTTATATGCTGTGTGATGAAACTTGTGCACTTCTCTATCTATATGTTAAATGTTtcaactataattttttttacaaaatagtcTCGTTGCATTACAAAGCAGTTGAtgtaatgtgtgtgtgtgtatgtatgcGGTTTCTTTTGGATTCATATCATGATGCCTGAACCGGACGCGTTATCataatcacacacacacacatacattcAGCAAAAGCCAATTACTGATGGACCAAAAAAGACTGATATGAAGTTGATCAAATATTATTCGAAAGCAAAATCCGATATGATTCATGATCACAAACTTTGATACACAGTGCTAGAAGAAAACACATTGCACTTGCAGCTTGTTAAAAATACTCTTCCTATCTGATGGAGACTCGTAAACTTTGATTGATAGTGCTAGAAGAAAACACTTTGCTGAAGACATCTTTAATTAGTCCAATGGGGTAGAGTTGTTGGTTAAGCCACTTATAATGGAATCTGATTCTCAAATTCGGTTTTTCCCAATTGTACTCTATAAATAATGTCCCAACTCTATCAAACAACACATTACAAAAATGCaacaaaatccctaaaaatcaAATCACTCTCATAACTCACCAACATTTCTACCGAGCGTTCTTTTCATATCTCATGGAACTTTATGTGTTTTCCAGATAACATAGAGTAGCAATAAAGGAACTACAAGGCTGTAACCTGGATAATGAACCACATTCATCTCATATGCTCTAGCTATAGCCCAGCAATTCTGTTATGTCAATAAAAACAATTACTTTCATTAGTGATTGAAGATATAATAAAACAGCAAAAAACGGATGACAATTGCaaagcagaaaataaactatagACGTAGTAGTACCTTGAAATGTTTCCAATATAGAGCCAACGAAGCCACCAAAAGCGATTTTCGAAACAGTCTTCTGTTAGAGAACAGCAGCGACCGGCGTtgtgatctcttcttccttccccAGTCATGGACATGGTCATCCTCTTTCTTGCCAGAGACGGTACGAATGTGATCTTTGTACATTTCTCTCTCGGCAACCAGACAACACACAACCACGACACTGGGGATAACAACAAAGATCACATGTGGTATCACCAGTACCATTACATCGGGTTGTCCAATGTATTCATGTTTCTTATCTGCGCCTGAGCTACTGACCACCCATCCCATAATAGTCATGTATGTTCTGTTCCCCGAATCAGTAAACACTTCACCAGAGAACCAAGGAAAGAATATGAGATAGAACAGGTATGCCGTGTAACCGAACCATACCACAGGCATTCTGCAGAGGTCTTGGAGAATCCACAGTACAAGTGTAATTGGTCCCTTCTTCGCAATAAACTTCTTGAGAGTGTACTNNNNNNNNNNNNNNNNNNNNNNNNNNNNNNNNNNNNNNNNNNNNNNNNNNNNNNNNNNNNNNNNNNNNNNNNNNNNNNNNNNNNNNNNNNNNNNNNNNNNNNNNNNNNNNNNNNNNNNNNNNNNNNNNNNNNNNNNNNNNNNNNNNNNNNNNNNNNNNNNNNNNNNNNNNNNNNNNNNNNNNNNNNNNNNNNNNNNNNNNNNNNNNNNNNNNNNNNNNNNNNNNNNNNNNNNNNNNNNNNNNNNNNNNNNNNNNNNNNNNNNNNNNNNNNNNNNNNNNNNNNNNNNNNNNNNNNNNNNNNNNNNNNNNNNNNNNNNNNNNNNNNNNNNNNNNNNNNNNNNNNNNNNNNNNNNNNNNNNNNNNNNNNNNNNNNNNNNNNNNNNNNNNNNNNNNNNNNNNNNNNNNNNNNNNNNNNNNNNNNNNNNNNNNNNNNNNNNNNNNNNNNNNNNNNNNNNNNNNNNNNNNNNNNNNNNNNNNNNNNNNNNNNNNNNNNNNNNNNNNNNNNNNNNNNNNNNNNNNNNNNNNNNNNNNNNNNNNNNNNNNNNNNNNNNNNNNNNNNNNNNNNNNNNNNNNNNNNNNNNNNNNNNNNNNNNNNNNNNNNNNNNNNNNNNNNNNNNNNNNNNNNNNNNNNNNNNNNNNNNNNNNNNNNNNNNNNNNNNNNNNNNNNNNNNNNNNNNNNNNNNNNNNNNNNNNNNNNNNNNNNNNNNNNNNNNNNNNNNNNNNNNNNNNNNNNNNNNNNNNNNNNNNNNNNNNNNNNNNNNNNNNNNNNNNNNNNNNNNNNNNNNNNNNNNNNNNNNNNNNNNNNNNNNNNNNNNNNNNNNNNNNNNNNNNNNNNNNNNNNNNNNNNNNNNNNNNNNNNNNNNNNNNNNNNNNNNNNNNNNNNNNNNNNNNNNNNNNNNNNNNACCAGAACCATTACATCGGGTTGTCCAATGTATTCATGTTTCTTATCTGCGCCTGAGCTACTGACCACCCATCCCATAATAGTCATGTATGTTCTGTTCCCCGAATCAGTAAACACTTCACCAGAGAACCAAGGAAAGAATATGAGATACAACAGGTATGCCGTGTAACCGAACCATACCACAGGCATTCTGCAGAGGTCTTGGAGAATCCACAGTACAAGTGTAATTGGTCCCTTCTTCGCAATAAACTTCTTGAGAGTGTACTGCTTCTTGAAAACTATGATCATGCATTTGGGGACAAGAAATACGAGTAACAACATATATAGAGCAGACCAAAGAATCGGGTAATATAATGCCGCATATTGGCATCCCATGACACGAAACTCATTCCATGTCCATGAGACTTTAGAGCTTAGACCATTGATAGAAAATGGTCGCATTTCTGATAAAGTTAATCTGCCTCTGATGTCAGTGACTTCTATCTGCAGCCAAAATCTATCAGGCAAGGGATCTTCAAAGGCCCTATAATTCCATGGAACTGAAAAGAATGTTGCCCCGGAAGAAGTGTCACCTCCTTGTTTTCTCATTGGAGCTTCCATGACCAGATTGTCAAATCCAGGGCTCGAGTCATAAACTTTAGCTACAACTTCCACAACCAGGGAATGAGAAAACACAATGGCTCTTATTGTGTCATAGGATGATGAGATCATATGTTGGCATTCATATTTGTGACGTGCAAAGGATGTTGACATAAAACGTGAATCCAACGGAAAGGTCGGTAATATGATAGTCTTCTGAGATCTTGACTTGAAGTCAAGATCAACGTATGAAACATGGCCCCTATCAATGGCCATGATCCGCATTGCCCTGCTTTTTCTCCAGTCACCCATCTCCCATTCCCAGAAGTCTGCAGCTGGCAAGGCTCCAAATGAGCAGTTGGAAGTACTTTCAGCACTACTCTGCCTCATATTCAGCTGAAACAAGTCATTATCTGATAAACTGATACCACCAGAGTGATGATGTCTTTTAAGATTCTTGCCAAACTTTGTGTGTAGATGGCCACACAAATAAGCTGAGATGGAGTGCTTCAGAAAAACATCTTTAAGGCTCTTTTGAGAACGTGACAGCGCTGTGAATGACAACGGGAAATGCCCAAACGATATTTTTGCCACAGGTTTTGCTGACTGGTTATCCCATTGCGATAGGTGTGAGTCGAGTGAGCTCAAAAGCTCATCAGTTGGATGCCCAAAGAGATTTGTCGGGCCACGTAATCCAATATGCATTGTGGTGTCAACACCAACAAACAGATGTTTACGTTCGCTAGTCTGTATAATAACAAAACACAGAACCGTTAGATAACCTTCATCTCAAATGCAAATCAGTCCTTCACCAACCCAAACTTAAACAATCAATGATCTCAACCAAAACAATAGACCAAGCTGGGAGAGAGTAACAACCAACCTCAACAGTAATGGCGTTAACATTTCCTTTCCTTCCCATCTGTCCATTGATGCTATACTTGGAGAAGAAATCAGTAGATGAACCAACAGCGGGAACACCAAAGTTGTCATGGTTACCCCTAAGATCATAGAATATGCTCTTATTCAGCCCACTTCTTTTGACAACATCTTGCATCACACTCTCGTATTCTAACCACTCATCTTCATTTAGCTTCATTGTTAGCATGTCTTTGCTTTTCCCATCTGATTAAccaaattaagaacaaaaaatcaaCCAGCTACATCTAACCACAATGGTTCCCAAAGctaaagttttaattttgggGGAAAGATCGAACTCAAATCAATAAAGCTTCAGACTTGCATATAAGAAGCATAAGTAAAACCTAAGAACCTATAAACAAACATCGTCAAACGAACCGTACAAACGAGAGATCCACAAATTCGAATTCaggagagagagatataaacCTGTGAGATCACCGGTGATTAGGACGAGAGAAGGGTTGATAAGAGACAGAGCAGGACCAACaatgtttttgaaatcaatggCTCTTTCGGGATGATGAACACTGAAATGAAGATCGGAAAGCTGAACAACCCAAATCAAGTCTTGCCCAGTTCTCGCTTCAATCACTCTTCTTCCAGATTCGTCAATCGAACCAGAGACCCTTGTAGTAAACGAGATTAGCAGAAGAAGAATCGTAAACGAGATTCTTCTCCGATGGGAAACTGTTTTGCTTCTGAGCAAATCGTCGTCGCCGATCGATTCCATCAGCTCTGTTTATCCGCGAATCAGTAAGCATTAGCAGCTGAATCTCTCAATTTTTCGAACTGCAATGTTCcaaccccaaaagaaaaaaaaagtctacatttttattattttcttaattcgtcgtttcttttgcctttgtttttctttattatagaTGTTTTAATTAAGACAAATAAGtaattatttcattaaattattttctttcttctttgcaaCTACTTATGAAAGAAT
The Camelina sativa cultivar DH55 chromosome 15, Cs, whole genome shotgun sequence DNA segment above includes these coding regions:
- the LOC104744423 gene encoding putative F-box protein At1g77650; the encoded protein is MLWQYVSMKGNMYWLAKLRSARSYSQMFIQSFDFSKETFKPLTCSSNFPVKIEMDLVHHEPLDLFVLSSFGGDRLSLLHQHRVGHDDTPRIEVWVTNKVTDAAAAVSWTKYFNVTHPHLPILNPRAYAHSIPTYFIHDKTNGGGGGLMLWCDKLLVQEEDKDDVQIKDDDIACPSFYEISEGGEIKNQVETGPLWYARGRSTYRCGSLYVPSLVPLPE
- the LOC104744422 gene encoding putative metallophosphoesterase At3g03305 isoform X2; protein product: MESIGDDDLLRSKTVSHRRRISFTILLLLISFTTRVSGSIDESGRRVIEARTGQDLIWVVQLSDLHFSVHHPERAIDFKNIVGPALSLINPSLVLITGDLTDGKSKDMLTMKLNEDEWLEYESVMQDVVKRSGLNKSIFYDLRGNHDNFGVPAVGSSTDFFSKYSINGQMGRKGNVNAITVETSERKHLFVGVDTTMHIGLRGPTNLFGHPTDELLSSLDSHLSQWDNQSAKPVAKISFGHFPLSFTALSRSQKSLKDVFLKHSISAYLCGHLHTKFGKNLKRHHHSGGISLSDNDLFQLNMRQSSAESTSNCSFGALPAADFWEWEMGDWRKSRAMRIMAIDRGHVSYVDLDFKSRSQKTIILPTFPLDSRFMSTSFARHKYECQHMISSSYDTIRAIVFSHSLVVEVVAKVYDSSPGFDNLVMEAPMRKQGGDTSSGATFFSVPWNYRAFEDPLPDRFWLQIEVTDIRGRLTLSEMRPFSINGLSSKVSWTWNEFRVMGCQYAALYYPILWSALYMLLLVFLVPKCMIIVFKKQYTLKKFIAKKGPITLVLWILQDLCRMPVVWFGYTAYLLYLIFFPWFSGEVFTDSGNRTYMTIMGWVVSSSGADKKHEYIGQPDVMVLVIPHVIFVVIPSVVVVCCLVAEREMYKDHIRTVSGKKEDDHVHDWGRKKRSQRRSLLFSNRRLFRKSLLVASLALYWKHFKNCWAIARAYEMNVVHYPGYSLVVPLLLLYVIWKTHKVP
- the LOC104744422 gene encoding putative metallophosphoesterase At3g03305 isoform X1, translating into MESIGDDDLLRSKTVSHRRRISFTILLLLISFTTRVSGSIDESGRRVIEARTGQDLIWVVQLSDLHFSVHHPERAIDFKNIVGPALSLINPSLVLITGDLTDGKSKDMLTMKLNEDEWLEYESVMQDVVKRSGLNKSIFYDLRGNHDNFGVPAVGSSTDFFSKYSINGQMGRKGNVNAITVETSERKHLFVGVDTTMHIGLRGPTNLFGHPTDELLSSLDSHLSQWDNQSAKPVAKISFGHFPLSFTALSRSQKSLKDVFLKHSISAYLCGHLHTKFGKNLKRHHHSGGISLSDNDLFQLNMRQSSAESTSNCSFGALPAADFWEWEMGDWRKSRAMRIMAIDRGHVSYVDLDFKSRSQKTIILPTFPLDSRFMSTSFARHKYECQHMISSSYDTIRAIVFSHSLVVEVVAKVYDSSPGFDNLVMEAPMRKQGGDTSSGATFFSVPWNYRAFEDPLPDRFWLQIEVTDIRGRLTLSEMRPFSINGLSSKVSWTWNEFRVMGCQYAALYYPILWSALYMLLLVFLVPKCMIIVFKKQYTLKKFIAKKGPITLVLWILQDLCRMPVVWFGYTAYLLYLIFFPWFSGEVFTDSGNRTYMTIMGWVVSSSGADKKHEYIGQPDVMVLVIPHVIFVVIPSVVVVCCLVAEREMYKDHIRTVSGKKEDDHVHDWGRKKRSQRRSLLFSNRRLFRKSLLVASLALYWKHFKNCWAIARAYEMNVVHYPGYSLVVPLLLLYVIWKTHKVP